The Rhodoluna lacicola genome includes the window GCTTCGCCTAGCCAAGGGTGAGCTGGGCGCGGTAGCCGAATAGCCAAATAGACTGGAGAAATAATGACTGACAAGACCAACTCTGACGTAGCCAAATTGAGCTATGAAGCCGCTCGGGATGAGCTGGTCAAGGTTGTCGCCGAGTTAGAGCAAGGCTCTGTAACTCTTGAGGAATCTTTGGCACTTTGGGAGCGAGGCGAGGCCCTTGCTGCGCAGTGTGAAAACTGGTTGACCGGTGCTCGCAAGCGTCTAGACGAAGCAGTTGCCAAAAAGAAGGCCAAGTCGTGAGCGCCATCAACAGCGGTCAAGATTCGCAACGGCCAGATCCTGAAGACAGTGCCGCAAAACACCGTGCCAATCAAACGGTTGTAAACCTAATCCTCTCTTTGATTGCCTGCCTGGGAATTGTGGTGGTCACAGTTCTAGCTGTGCCTCGCGATGACAGTAACCGGATCAAGCCGGTGGACTATGTTGCCGCCGCGGCTGCAGCCGAAGCCTCCAGCAAACTCGATGTGGCAACCCCGGCACTTCCCGAAGGATGGTGGGCCAACCAAGCCAAGTGGAACGAAACTGCCGCCGATGGGGTCAAGGTCTGGAAGGTTGGTTTCGTAGGTCCTGATAATCAGTACATCGGGGTAACTCAGGGATTTGCCGTTAATCCAACTTGGGTTGCCTTGCAAACTGTGAACTTTGAGACGAACACAGAGTCAACTGCAAAAAACACCACCTGGACCAAGTGGAAACCGGGCCAAAACACCGATGCTGACCCGCATCTTTGGACACTTGAAAAAGATGGCAACTTTATCGCGATGAGATCAACCGCGACCGAAGCTGAATTGGATGAATTCGCAAAACT containing:
- a CDS encoding exodeoxyribonuclease VII small subunit, which translates into the protein MTDKTNSDVAKLSYEAARDELVKVVAELEQGSVTLEESLALWERGEALAAQCENWLTGARKRLDEAVAKKKAKS
- a CDS encoding DUF4245 family protein; the protein is MSAINSGQDSQRPDPEDSAAKHRANQTVVNLILSLIACLGIVVVTVLAVPRDDSNRIKPVDYVAAAAAAEASSKLDVATPALPEGWWANQAKWNETAADGVKVWKVGFVGPDNQYIGVTQGFAVNPTWVALQTVNFETNTESTAKNTTWTKWKPGQNTDADPHLWTLEKDGNFIAMRSTATEAELDEFAKLLEQEIDK